In Streptomyces sp. NBC_01231, the sequence CGCGGGCCGGATCGCGGTGGACCACCTGCTCGCCTGCGGCCGGACCCGGATCGCCCACATCACCGGCGATCCCGGATACCTGGCCGCGCAGGACCGGGCCGCGGGCGCCCGGGCCGCGCTCGCCGAGGCCGGCCTCGCCCTGGTCGGCGAACCGCGGTTCGGGGCGTGGTCGGAGGGCTGGGGGCGGGCGGCGACCGCGATGCTGCTCGACCGGCATCCGGACGTGGACGCCGTGCTGTGCGGCAGCGACCAGATCGCCCGCGGTGTCATGGACGTGCTGCGCGAGCGCGGACACCGGGTGCCGGAGGACGTCGCGGTCATGGGATTCGACAACTGGCAGGTCCTGACCTCCTCTTCCCGGCCGCCCCTGACCAGCGTCGACATGAACCTCGAACAGGTCGGGCGGGCGGCCGCGCACGCCCTGTTCAGCGCGATCGGCGGGGCCCGGCGACCGGGAACGGAGACCCTGCCCTGCCGTGTGGTGATCCGGGGGTCCACAGCGGCCCTGTCCTGAACGACCGCGTGGACAACGTCGGTCTCCCACACCCCTCTTGACACTCCATCAGCTCACTCCTACGTTGCGAAAACCTTTTAGGTCCGTTTCCGTGCTCTGCGGACCATGAACGTCGGCGTCATCGTGAGCAAGCGCTTGTCAACAGGACAGGGAGCATCCGATGAGAAGACCGCACGTCCTACTGTCACGGCGCCGACGCACGAGGTGTCTCCTCGTCGCCCTGGTGCTCAGCGTCTGTTCCGTCGTCACCGCGACCCCGGCCGCCGCCGCCCAGACCATCGGGTTCCCCACCTTCACCGGCCCGGCGATCCCGGCCCCACCCGTCGGCTACACGCCCGGCGACATGATGCGGACCATCTACGACGCGGAGAGTTCGGGAACCGACTTCTGGATGGACCGTCTGCTGGCCCGTCAGGGCAACGACCCGGCCGGTCCCTGGCTGATGAGCCGAGGGCGCGCGGTCTTCATGAAGGAGCACGACCCCTCCCGGCTCGGCTTCGGCGGCAAGGTCGCCTACTGGGAGAGCATCAACGACAACAACGCCTACACCGTCGCGATCACCCCGGGCACCTTCACCGAGCAGGTCTCCCAACGACGGCAGACGCCCAGCCACTGGAAGAGCGTGCACACCAGCGGCTCGGTCACCGTCGACCAGACCAAGTTCATCACCGACAACAACGTCGCGGTGACCAACCTGTCGATCAAGAACAACGGCAGCAGCTCGACCACCTTGCAGCTGCGGGCGACCTCGCCGTACGCCACGACGGGCACCGGCGGTGAGCTGACCGGGCAGGTGAACGCCTACAACAACCTCACCACCATCCGTCCGCGGCTGACCGGCGACGGTTTCGCCGTCTCGAGCGGCGGGCTGAACCGCTCCGTGACGATCGCCGCCGGAGCGACGGTGACCGCCAAGGTGGTGATGGGCTTCGTCACCGACGAGATCCCCGAGTCGCTCACCGAGTACAACGCCTATGCGGGCTACACCAACGCCACCGCGTTCGCCACCCACGTCA encodes:
- a CDS encoding LacI family transcriptional regulator, whose translation is MSQATGPARPQPATLVEVARLAGVSVATASKALNGRSQVRAETRARVIEAAERLSFRPNQVARGLLAGRTGTVGLLTSDLEGRFSIPILMGAEDAFGAGEVAVFLCDARGDAIREQHHVRALLGRRVDGLIVVGSRTDPRRSLGRELPVPVVYAYAPSQDSEDLSIVPDNVGAGRIAVDHLLACGRTRIAHITGDPGYLAAQDRAAGARAALAEAGLALVGEPRFGAWSEGWGRAATAMLLDRHPDVDAVLCGSDQIARGVMDVLRERGHRVPEDVAVMGFDNWQVLTSSSRPPLTSVDMNLEQVGRAAAHALFSAIGGARRPGTETLPCRVVIRGSTAALS